In Engraulis encrasicolus isolate BLACKSEA-1 chromosome 15, IST_EnEncr_1.0, whole genome shotgun sequence, the genomic window tctttcatacaAGAGTGATCACATGTTCGtgagacaaggcagagggtgaattatgtgggaaaaggagtgcagatattgatTGGTCCTTCATTTGTGCATCAATCTTTCAACCTTGCGCCATAAGAGCCCTAgtggttcaatccgagagcttggattgagtttactcactttcttcacagtctcgttatctttctctctctgtatctcccactctcaaaacataaataaacagaaatttaCAGGCAGGGtaaggggaacatgagggtgaatatgagctatgatttgttccttttttcatgatttttctatatgcccgggtcaaattgacccaaaCACCTTTTATGTAACCAAatcacgaacaccttacaagggttaattgCTGTTTTGcagagttgtacaaagtagaTAGAGAAGtattcttacaaatgtaattagaGCACTAGTAATTTCAACATTGTAATATcccaccagtgttgtaattacaccacttcTACATTTACTTTATACACAACTTTGCTGCTTTGCCTAATTAATAGCTTCACCCAGTAGACTAACATTGAGACGCATCTCATGATGTGGATTACACCTGCCCTCTGAGCAATGCAAACCTGCAacagttctgccaggaagactcaagtGTCACGTATGCATTTTGACAAGCAAATCAGTGGTCAAAGTTTTCTTTATAATGATGGGTCTTCCTCACCTGTCTTGCTGCATCATCTTTCTTGGTGTGGTAAGTTATCCTCGTTCGTCCACATATACTTATTacgagtcacaagtcacacaaTTTGACTGAATTTCACAATTTCGACAACTTTAATATTCAATACATATGGTTGGTCATTATTTTAATTTACAAAGGTCGTGAACATTGAGCAACTACTTATATCAGTCAATGTTAACGGACAATAACATTAGGGGCAGAAAACATTCCATGTTTACTGCCTTCACTGTTCACTTCAATGTGCCAAGGATTAAATAAAAGTCAAAATGGAGCAGTTGTGTCATagatttgtttttattgtttcaGGACTAACCACAGCCTCATTAACCTTATAGTGTTTCCGCTACATACGAACATAGCAGTACACATAATTAGCCAACAATCCATTTCATCATCATTTACAATTAAATAATGTGCTGCTGCATTAAGGCTGTTCTGGAAAGCAGAGGCGTAGTGGACATTTCAGACTTCCAGTACTGAAGTAAGGGGAAAGCTTCTCATTGAAAGCATGGTTAAAGGTGCACAGAGTAACATCTGCGCTTGGGTCTGAAAATGTTATCTGCCCACGCTCATAGTCCAGCTCAATTCGAATCATCTGAGGGCTCTTGGTCACCTTGATCTCCATCTTTGCCTTGACGCCCACCCGATACTTCCCACTGATGTATCGAATGCAATATATTCCACCCTCTGGCTGGAATTTCATCAGCTTCTTCCGACAGACAGACTTCTTCACCACACCGAGCACCCAGAAGTCATTGTcaccaacctccacatcccaacTGTGACGACCAGTAGTAAACCCTTTGGACCCCAGCACACCTATAATGAATCGCTCTGGGATTTCAGGAACCTTCTGCTTGTCCTCAGTGTATGTAAGTGAAGTGAGATCTTCAGAGATGATGAGTTTGGGAGCGGCCGTGTTTGGGTCCAGAACCATTGGATCTGCAGGGACAAGCCAAAGTATAATGTAAATGGTGGGACATTCTTTTCGTTTTAATTATTTACACAATGCACTCGATTGATGTAGGTTACTTAGTCTGAAAACCATGCATCACAACAGTTACTATACTCACTGTATCTCTGATATGACTCTGTCCATAGCTGATGATTCAGAGAGCATACATGTTGTACCATGTTAATCAGGCAGCCTGACAAATTCTCTGGCTCTTCTGTTTCACACTGGAGCCTGTAAGACGTTAATACAGTAGACACTGTGAGTACAAACAATAAGCTGTTACCTCCAGGCAGTCAATAATTGGCATGATGAGACAGAGctattcaatgtttcaagaaggaggccgcaccttgcatagaaGTAGCTTTTTATTGCATAaccgcgtttcggcgtgtgcatTCTTCATTGGGtccactgaagaaggcacacaccgaaacacggttgtgcatttaaaaaaaactattatgtaaggtgcggcctccttcttgaaacattgaatttactATTTGGGCCAGAATCCTCAGAAATTAaataattaaccccttagcgcagcactatggctctctgtaatgtcatttcaatgttgttatgatgtagtttagcaTTTTctgcaagtgaatagggtcgccggcgacccctgctgcagtaagaggctacgagtgATGcttgctccaagaagaaaaaaagagacataaCATAACATTAACATACCTGTGTGGACTTGAATAGTAGGACTGGTGGAAATGGAAGAAAATATGAATGGAATGGAAGAAAAAATTGTTTGAGAATGGTTATTTCAGGACATGAGCCGTTACTACTATTAACAATAATCATAATACATCTTTAGAGTGCTTTTCAAGATACCAAAGGTCAAGAATacttgaaaaaaatgcatgaatcatGAACAATTTGGATTTCGCATCACTTGCTCTAGCACTacaaaaacaaaattgaagttcTACAGTAAATCCACTAACTGTTGAAGTCCTACCTGTAGAAACTGGATGTGGTCGGACGCCATTTCCTTTTTTATTGTCTCAATAGTTTCCTGCAAAGTACTGATCTCTCCCCGAAGTCTTTCCATTCTGTCCTCCATTGccctgcttttcttttctttctcgtcTCTCAGGGCCTGAAGCTTGACTGCTTCTTGCACATTTAAGAATGTGTGAAGTTTTTCAAACTGCTTAATTATATGAAGTTCAGCAGATTCAGCTTGATTCTGAAAACATATTCACATGCATAGTAgagattgttattgttattattagtagagattgttattattattagtagagattgttattgttattattcaatgcaattaaattgtcatatatttTGATCTTGTGAAACAATATAATGCATGGTATtcctacctgcatgtgtgtggaaatgttttgaagttcatCTTCCCTTTGCTTCAGAGTATGCAGACTTTGATGGAAAGTAGTCAAACCACCTTCTATTTCCTGCTGCACTCAGACAAATAAGAATGTCAAAAACATAGTGATTACCATAGCATTCACAAGAAACAATGTTTACTTCCAAACTCTGGTGATACGACGTCGACCAGTTTTACTTCACCTTTAAGTCTTCCACAACTTCTTCGATGGGAGAGCAGGTGTGGTTTTTATGTCTCTTGGATGTGTGGCAGATGACACAAATAGACTGCTTGTCCTCGACACAAAACAATTTCACCTTCTCGCCATGCAGGGGACATAGCTGGTCCAACTGAACAACAGGTAGACCGACCGCTGACCTTATTTTAACTGACTCACAAAGATCCTTGAAGGCCAGGCTTTGTGTGGGTTCCTCAGATGAACATTCCTTTCTGCAGACGGGACACAACAACACATCCCGGTCTTTCCAGTACTGTCGCAGACACTCTTGGCAGAAGGTATGGCTACACTTCAAAGACACGGGGTCAGTAAAAATGTCATGGCATATTGTACAGGTAAGATTCTCCACAGGGAAGCTGTCCATCCTGCCCTTCTCTTAACTGGCACTGGTAACTTTAGTAACAGATTTCGTTTCGATAGACAACTGACAGAGGAAGCGGTTAAGTTTCGATTCCCAAATTAATATATAAAGAGGCCCCACCCTTTAGTGTCGTAATGTTTGGTTTCTAGGCAACATCAACATCATGTTTTGAAACTGttagaaaataggctagattctgaggtgctGAAATTTGATGCATTGGCTTACAACAAGTAGTTAAGGAATTGATTTGTGTTTGCAAAGAAATcctacaatattttttaaatgattaaaaacattaaaataactttTTGTCTTGCTTTTCCCTGTGTTAGATTGAGTACTCAAACCACAAtggccccatgtgacaatcatgagatgaagaTTAAATGAATGCTGATTAATCAAAAAAATGCTGATTAGTCATAGCCTCAcgagccatcctatgtacttccgccgaaggattggctccactacttgtctggctcttgttttctgtggagcgattgcAGAGGTAGAATCTTGGCGCCCAATGCTCCCCAGAAAACGGCCAATAAGCAAATAAGCGCCCCATGTGGGGGAGgtcgctcgtgacgatgacgtaaacgtctgcgccaatggctctggggtccgtatctcgaaagcgtctttgctaacgacggtagcaacgtccttcttaagagcgactcaactctctctcgacagcgacgctcaccactgaatccaagggaatggtaagacggtcttaagacggttagcaatgacaagagATGAcatgagaaacggacccctggtctgcgctatgttgttgttgagtaactgtcggcgattgggtgagagctgtccaataatttcaaaccataactgagtgtaaacttcccgcttcctgcaatcgcgtcagatcacacaagctccagaccatgaatacgaaatgaaatggtagtattatgggatggtcaggaccaggctagattaATCACCTATTATTTTTAGGAGAGTAGCAGGAGATGTCATCAAGAGCTTAGTGTAAGGCAAGATTAAAATCAGTCCTTTGATATTTGATTAATTGATTGTATATTCTCCTTAGAACAGCTGACAGGAGTTCAAAGAGCATACAGGAAGAACAGCAATGTGCAAAttaactccttgaagtatcattcttCCTAGGGCACAGGATGCTTGGACATAATTATCCACATTGCTACATTCTTTGGACAATAATGCAATAATTGGACAATAATGCAGTACTTATATCTGGATTGTTTTTTTCATTTAATAAAATGGTTATATAATAAAATCACTTAGGCTGTAAATATATAACATAATATATAACGTTACGATTGTGTTTGCCCTCCTCTACTCTGTGTTACGGTTTGCAGAGTAGCCTATGCTACAACCTTGCTCAGAACTGTGTAAAATCATTGGCATCTACATGGGCTATTTTATTTGTGGATGTGAGAAGTAGGACAATGGCTGACCAATGGCATGGCCCTTTTGAACCCCTTCACAGGGCCCATATGTAAACCCAATTCTTCTCATTAAAATTAACCTTTAGAGAGTTTGCAATTATATCCGTATGAggagctcccacacacacagccatccggatgctttgcttgtgaatgtgcgttacgcccctttttgggagaaacaaaccgaatgtctcattaacttacatgctacatcggctagcctaaataaacacagtccatgcttcagccatggctgtttggctatattatttgcacAACCGGCAACACAACAttttgagcgtgaacaacgctagtctacaggtccttgtctttcgtttattctttcccaacaccttcaatggacttgcattggctttccccccaatgttttcccccaaaaaagggcgtaacacacacagcacacgtcaCGCCATTCATGTGTATTGACACCCATGATGATATGACTCATTCATAATAAGCTAACACATCCGTGCCAAGAGTAAGACTTTCAAAAAGTATATTTGATTACCACTGACATCCGTGACATGTCATTAACAGTATGGCTTACTCGTGAGGTTCACCTTGTTATTTTTTGAATGCTGTACTACCCATTTGAGAAGACTTTACTTTCATAGTTTCACATTAGCCTGGCATTACCCAGAGAAAGACTgtacattaagacttggtcattgtcatacTGATGATAGGGTatttataacacaggctctgtctTGACACACCATGCATTGTTGAAACTTCACGCAACAGAAAGAAGCCTGTCTTTTAAAGAGGCAATATATTACATAGCATGACAAGAGCatattattgttgttgctgtgtCTTCTACACAAGCCATTAAAATGAGCTTGATGTGCGATTCAGCAGAGTGCGTTTGAGTAATCGTTTATTAATTCCGGGGTGGAAATTAAGGAATTAATCGATCACTTGGCCACTGCCAGCTTCGGCTGTCCCTGGACAAAATCATGTCAAAGGGCCCTATtttcaatacatataatgtaatggggtcgCAACTCtgccccccactctccctgggtccgggacaactgacccatttgcaccccctgtcgacgggcctgacT contains:
- the LOC134464605 gene encoding zinc-binding protein A33-like; amino-acid sequence: MDSFPVENLTCTICHDIFTDPVSLKCSHTFCQECLRQYWKDRDVLLCPVCRKECSSEEPTQSLAFKDLCESVKIRSAVGLPVVQLDQLCPLHGEKVKLFCVEDKQSICVICHTSKRHKNHTCSPIEEVVEDLKQEIEGGLTTFHQSLHTLKQREDELQNISTHMQNQAESAELHIIKQFEKLHTFLNVQEAVKLQALRDEKEKKSRAMEDRMERLRGEISTLQETIETIKKEMASDHIQFLQSYYSSPHRLQCETEEPENLSGCLINMVQHVCSLNHQLWTESYQRYNPMVLDPNTAAPKLIISEDLTSLTYTEDKQKVPEIPERFIIGVLGSKGFTTGRHSWDVEVGDNDFWVLGVVKKSVCRKKLMKFQPEGGIYCIRYISGKYRVGVKAKMEIKVTKSPQMIRIELDYERGQITFSDPSADVTLCTFNHAFNEKLSPYFSTGSLKCPLRLCFPEQP